In Triticum aestivum cultivar Chinese Spring chromosome 5B, IWGSC CS RefSeq v2.1, whole genome shotgun sequence, the following proteins share a genomic window:
- the LOC123116970 gene encoding dirigent protein 22, with the protein MASSTAISCLAALLLLAAAAAPASAAEKETRLRVYWHDVVSGGPNATVAQVAQAPSSNASVTGFGGVSVIDDPLTEGPNLTSRLLGRAQGMYVSAGKDSLSLLMAMNFVFVDGAYNGSSIAIVGPNPVNRAVREMAVVGGTGVFRFARGYCQLRTHWFDANTGDATVEYRVHLRHD; encoded by the coding sequence ATGGCGAGCAGCACCGCCATCTCTTGCCTGGCTGCGCTCCTGCTCCTCGCAGCCGCCGCGGCCCCGGCGTCCGCGGCGGAGAAGGAGACCCGGCTGCGGGTGTACTGGCACGACGTCGTCAGCGGCGGGCCGAACGCGACTGTGGCGCAGGTGGCGCAGGCGCCGTCCTCCAACGCCTCCGTCACGGGCTTCGGCGGCGTCTCCGTCATCGACGACCCGCTCACCGAGGGGCCCAACCTGACGTCGAGGCTCCTCGGCCGCGCCCAAGGCATGTACGTCAGCGCCGGCAAGGACAGCCTATCGCTGCTCATGGCCATGAACTTCGTCTTCGTCGACGGCGCCTACAACGGGAGCAGCATCGCCATCGTCGGCCCCAACCCGGTGAACCGGGCCGTCAGAGAGATGGCCGTGGTCGGCGGCACCGGCGTCTTCCGGTTCGCGCGCGGCTACTGCCAGTTGCGGACCCACTGGTTTGACGCCAATACCGGCGACGCCACCGTCGAGTACAGGGTCCATCTTCGCCACGACTGA